The following coding sequences lie in one Anolis carolinensis isolate JA03-04 unplaced genomic scaffold, rAnoCar3.1.pri scaffold_11, whole genome shotgun sequence genomic window:
- the fbxl22 gene encoding F-box and leucine-rich protein 22, with protein MLLLTQLDGESLLHLFSFLDPESRWRLGLTCRRLRGVFLEPSLWPLLRFRSPAELLRGHFLLGPALRRLSVCWHSARVSRVCNVEEWAQSPLQRDICAKHRHAVSRLLRRASQRCPNLQCLTLSGCGHVTDGDVALVLQGCPGLQSLRLENCVRITDWTLEAALGAPALRWLQVDFCRNVTQAGLQRLRRERPSLALQAERSADMIPDEAPPCRVSGRTFRKLPWH; from the exons ATGCTGCTCCTGACGCAGCTGGACGGGGAGAGCCTGCTGCACCTCTTCTCCTTCCTGGACCCGGAGAGCCGGTGGCGCCTGGGCCTGACCTGCCGGCGCCTGCGCGGGGTCTTCCTGGAGCCctccctgtggcccctcctgcgCTTCCGCTCCCCGGCCGAGCTGCTCCGGGGCCACTTCCTCCTGGGGCCCGCCCTGCGCCGCCTCTCCGTCTGCTGGCACTCGGCCCGCGTCAGCAGGGTCTGCAACGTGGAGGAGTGGGCCCAGAGCCCCCTGCAGAGGGACATCTGCGCAAAGCACCGCCACGCCGTCAGCCGCCTCCTGCGCCGCGCCTCCCAGCG GTGCCCCAACCTGCAGTGCTTGACCCTTTCCGGCTGCGGCCACGTCACGGATGGCGACGTGGCGCTGGTCCTGCAGGGCTGCCCGGGCCTCCAGAGCCTGCGGCTGGAGAACTGTGTCCGCATCACCGACTGGACGCTGGAGGCGGCCCTGGGCGCCCCGGCCCTGCGCTGGCTGCAGGTGGACTTCTGCCGCAACGTGACGCAGGCCGGGCTGCAGCGCCTGCGCCGGGAGCGCCCCTCCCTCGCGCTGCAGGCCGAGCGCAGCGCAGACATGATCCCGGACGAGGCGCCGCCGTGCCGGGTCTCGGGAAGAACGTTCCGGAAGCTGCCGTGGCACTGA